The genomic window GGCTACAACACAGTTCCCGATCTAGGCGAAACTTTATTAAGCCCCTACCTCGTCTTTTGCGGCATGCTCTTCATGTTTCTAAGTCCGCTCATTACGATGCGCATGATTGCGGAAGAAAAAAAGAGCGGCACCATGGAACTCTTATGGACATGGCCCCTACGCGATCGCGACATTATTTTCGGCAAGTACCTCGCAGGACTCGCCATGCTCCTTGTCATGCTCTGTGTGACGGGCGTTCATTTGGCATTGCTGGGCCGCTTCGCCCATGTGGAACCAGCCATTCTGATTTTCGGGCTCCTCTCCGTCTTTCTCATGGGCGCCGCCTTCGTCAGTCTGGGACTCTTTATCTCCACCATCACGCGCAGCCAAATAACGGCGGGCACAACCACTTTCGGGCTCAGTCTTCTATTCTATGTGGCAGGTAATCTGGGCGAACATATGCCCGCTGTCAACCCGGCCCCATCAGCTTGGCCTGAACTGTTGCGCAGTGTCATCGGCGCGCTCTATGCCGTGATCCGCGGTCTGATCTTGGAATTACCCGTCGATACACACGCAGGCGAAATGGCGCTGGGCGTGGTCTACCCCAAAGACATTGGCTATTATGTTCTTTTCAGCGCCTTCTTTTTATTCTTAAGTTTCCGTGTATTTGAGAGCAGGAATTGGAGGTCCTGACCGTATGAAAGCAATGCGAAATTTCTTCGGCTGGTTTGGACTTATCGCCTTAGCCGTCTCTCTGAATTTACTGGTATGGACACAAGAATTCTTTTCCGTGCCGGTTTTGGCACCCCTTGTCACCGCTTTAGTCTTAGGCTTGGGATGGCTGATCCTGCTCCTCTTGAGTCTGCCGGGCCGTTCCCTTTTGGAAGACCGAAGCACAGGCGGCATCGGCATCCTTTTCAGCAGCACCATTTTCCTGGGCATCTGTATTGTGCTCTATCTCTTCCTTTCCTCGTGGCAAGCTTCCTGGGATCTTACCAGTGAGGGCCGCCGCTCATTGGCGCCCCAGACCATTCAGGTGCTGCAAGCCATGAACACGGAAGTGACTGTCTATTGCTTTTTCCAATTAATCGATGATGAACTCGTTGCCATTGCCCGCGATAAAACCCTTCGTTTTTTGGAGCAATGCCAGCGCTATACGCCCCTTTTAAAGGTGGAACTCCTCGATCCCTCCCTAGACCGTGCCCATCTGGAAGCGATGAGGGTCACCCATATTTCCGTGCAGGGAACCATTGTCTTAAAAAGCGGCGACCGGCAGCGTGTCATCACCTTGAGCGGCGGCAGTCCCCGCTTGGAAGAGCGGGACTTTACCAACTCCCTGATCAATGTGCTCCGAGAAAAAGAGTCCATGGTCTACTTTATGACCGGACACCAAGAACGCAGCCTCATGGATGAAGATCCGCAACAAGGAGGCAGCATGTTGGGCAACCTGCTCCACGGCGAATCCTATATCCCCTTACCTTTGGCAATAAAAATCAGCGATCCCGAAATTCCCATGGATGCCGATATCATTGTCATCAATAATCCTTTAATGGATTTTCACCCCGTCGAAATTGAGCAACTGAAATTGTTCATGCAACGGGGCGGCCGTCTCTTAGTGTTGATTGAACCCTGG from Candidatus Hydrogenedentota bacterium includes these protein-coding regions:
- a CDS encoding ABC transporter permease subunit, translated to MNRILAVFRREFTGYFLTPVGYVVTGMFAVISGIAFTLSLISYAKMSISPTDYGYNTVPDLGETLLSPYLVFCGMLFMFLSPLITMRMIAEEKKSGTMELLWTWPLRDRDIIFGKYLAGLAMLLVMLCVTGVHLALLGRFAHVEPAILIFGLLSVFLMGAAFVSLGLFISTITRSQITAGTTTFGLSLLFYVAGNLGEHMPAVNPAPSAWPELLRSVIGALYAVIRGLILELPVDTHAGEMALGVVYPKDIGYYVLFSAFFLFLSFRVFESRNWRS